From one Peredibacter starrii genomic stretch:
- the gpmI gene encoding 2,3-bisphosphoglycerate-independent phosphoglycerate mutase, protein MQTIQNLSPRVLLVVMDGYGMSPNEHMNAIKAAKKPNLDEIFAHYPLTTIQPGGEAVGLPKGVAGNSEVGHLNLGAGRPVRQDLVRINEAIQNNTLRDMPKMKELIEKAKAGTKRIHLMGLLSDGGVHAHINHLKEIIKILREHPELRIYLHAFMDGRDTAKDKGVQYVKEILECPGFVFASMGGRSIGMDRDRRWNKIEHAYKVMIGQGDKTTLKPQDYILEEYKKGIFDEFITPVLFTEDGAMKNGDAVFFYNYRPDRARQITLAMNDPKFTEFPVPVKPGYFLCMSPYVPDELPNLPILFDKEKIKGSLAEYLASIGKHQFKIAETEKYAHVTYFFNGGEEKPFEGEERCLVQSPRDVATYDQKPEMSAAEVTDKLIAALDRKEFSFYLVNFANADMVGHTGNFEAAVKAIEALDTCIGRLYKKCAEQNITMLLTADHGNADQMVYEEGGQHTSHSDSDVPFCVVHPKLRDQNIMVNSESKVLALKDVAPTVLKVLNIPKPKDFTGNSIFV, encoded by the coding sequence ATGCAAACCATTCAGAACCTCAGCCCACGAGTCCTCCTTGTAGTCATGGACGGATACGGGATGAGTCCTAACGAACACATGAACGCTATTAAAGCGGCAAAAAAACCAAACTTAGATGAAATCTTCGCTCACTACCCGCTCACAACCATTCAACCTGGTGGTGAAGCTGTTGGACTTCCAAAAGGTGTAGCAGGTAACTCTGAAGTGGGTCACTTAAATCTGGGAGCTGGCAGACCAGTTCGTCAGGATCTAGTGCGAATCAATGAAGCGATTCAGAACAACACTCTTCGAGATATGCCGAAGATGAAAGAGTTAATCGAGAAAGCAAAAGCGGGAACAAAACGCATTCACTTGATGGGTCTTCTTTCAGATGGTGGAGTTCACGCTCACATCAATCACTTAAAAGAAATCATTAAAATTCTAAGAGAACATCCAGAACTTCGCATCTATCTTCACGCTTTCATGGATGGCCGTGACACCGCCAAAGATAAAGGTGTTCAATATGTGAAAGAAATTTTGGAATGCCCAGGATTTGTTTTTGCCTCAATGGGTGGCCGTTCAATTGGAATGGATCGCGATCGTCGTTGGAACAAAATTGAACACGCTTACAAAGTCATGATCGGCCAGGGTGATAAAACTACACTTAAGCCTCAGGACTATATTCTGGAAGAATACAAGAAAGGCATTTTTGATGAGTTCATCACACCAGTGCTTTTCACTGAAGATGGTGCCATGAAAAATGGTGATGCTGTTTTCTTCTATAACTATCGTCCGGATCGCGCTCGTCAGATCACGCTTGCGATGAATGATCCGAAGTTTACTGAGTTCCCGGTTCCAGTGAAGCCAGGTTACTTCCTGTGTATGTCACCATATGTGCCGGATGAGCTTCCCAATCTTCCGATTCTGTTTGATAAAGAAAAAATCAAAGGATCACTTGCTGAATACCTCGCCTCGATTGGGAAACATCAATTCAAAATCGCTGAAACAGAGAAGTACGCTCACGTAACTTACTTCTTTAACGGTGGTGAAGAAAAGCCATTTGAAGGCGAAGAGCGCTGTCTGGTGCAATCTCCAAGAGATGTGGCGACTTATGATCAAAAACCAGAAATGAGTGCGGCCGAAGTAACAGACAAACTTATCGCAGCTTTGGATCGTAAGGAATTTTCTTTTTATCTTGTGAACTTTGCTAACGCCGATATGGTGGGACACACTGGTAACTTCGAAGCGGCAGTGAAGGCGATCGAAGCTCTGGATACTTGTATTGGTCGCTTGTATAAAAAGTGTGCTGAACAAAACATCACGATGCTTCTGACTGCAGACCACGGAAACGCGGACCAGATGGTTTACGAAGAAGGCGGTCAGCATACGTCTCACTCTGATTCAGATGTTCCATTCTGCGTGGTTCATCCGAAACTCCGCGATCAAAACATTATGGTGAACTCTGAGAGCAAGGTTCTTGCCCTTAAAGACGTGGCCCCTACAGTTTTAAAAGTTTTAAATATTCCTAAGCCCAAGGATTTTACGGGCAACTCGATTTTCGTCTAA
- the pfkA gene encoding 6-phosphofructokinase, giving the protein MTVKNIGILCSGGDSPGMNCAIRAVVRTAISRGIQVTGIKRGYAGLLRGEFMQMNLSSVGNIIQRGGTILQTSRSPEFQKVEFRKKAVDILRAQHIDGLIIIGGDGSFNGAMALWKEHQFPVVGIPGTIDNDISNTEYTIGFNTAVQTAIEAVDRIRDTAHSHARTFLVEVMGRNSSAIALKVGVCTGAENILLPHDKVNHQKLVDDINRGIARGKESSIIIVAEGPVAGRSYDIQHVLKDMYHLDAHVAILGHIQRGGSPVADDRFIASQMGNMAVEALLGGNVPSVTVVQKGKVLMTDLANCTTKADHNYIEYSGLAETLSI; this is encoded by the coding sequence ATGACGGTTAAGAACATTGGTATACTCTGCTCTGGTGGCGACTCTCCCGGCATGAACTGCGCGATTCGTGCCGTGGTAAGAACGGCGATCTCTCGTGGCATTCAAGTGACAGGGATCAAACGCGGGTACGCGGGACTTCTGCGTGGTGAGTTCATGCAAATGAATCTCTCGAGCGTGGGTAACATCATTCAACGTGGTGGTACGATTCTTCAAACTTCTCGCTCTCCAGAGTTTCAAAAAGTAGAATTCAGAAAAAAGGCCGTGGACATTCTGCGCGCTCAACACATTGATGGCCTGATCATCATCGGTGGAGATGGATCATTCAACGGTGCCATGGCGCTTTGGAAGGAACATCAGTTCCCAGTAGTAGGAATCCCGGGAACAATTGATAACGATATCTCAAATACTGAGTACACCATTGGTTTTAATACTGCAGTTCAAACTGCGATCGAAGCAGTGGATAGAATCCGTGATACTGCTCACTCACACGCTCGTACTTTCCTGGTTGAAGTGATGGGAAGAAACTCTTCCGCCATCGCACTTAAAGTGGGGGTTTGTACGGGTGCGGAAAACATTCTTCTTCCTCACGATAAAGTGAATCATCAGAAACTGGTGGATGATATTAACCGCGGTATTGCTCGTGGTAAGGAATCATCAATTATCATCGTGGCCGAAGGTCCAGTGGCCGGAAGAAGCTATGACATTCAACACGTTCTAAAAGACATGTATCACCTGGACGCTCACGTGGCGATCCTGGGCCACATTCAGCGTGGTGGTTCTCCAGTGGCAGACGACCGCTTCATTGCCTCTCAAATGGGCAATATGGCGGTGGAAGCGCTTCTCGGTGGCAACGTTCCATCAGTGACAGTGGTTCAGAAAGGCAAGGTCCTGATGACGGATCTAGCGAACTGTACAACAAAAGCTGATCACAACTACATCGAGTACTCTGGTCTCGCCGAAACTCTTTCTATCTAA
- a CDS encoding DUF4160 domain-containing protein: MPTILLVDGFRFFFYSREEERMHIHVEYQGKVAKIWLDTFEIAENYGFKNFQLNYLQAIARKNEKRLKKAWIAYFG, from the coding sequence GTGCCGACTATCTTATTAGTGGATGGGTTTCGTTTTTTCTTTTATTCCCGGGAAGAAGAGAGAATGCACATCCATGTTGAGTATCAAGGAAAAGTCGCAAAGATTTGGCTGGATACTTTTGAAATTGCCGAAAATTACGGTTTTAAAAATTTTCAACTAAATTACCTACAAGCCATTGCGAGGAAGAATGAAAAAAGACTCAAAAAAGCATGGATCGCCTATTTCGGATGA
- a CDS encoding phosphatase PAP2 family protein, whose product MKHLLLATVLAFNSLVAFAQNSRLDPYPMGSLDLLSERLGFDVNVYEAQQAEPKIQFGPTPYQHPNSRSLFVPFQMKGSDLAKIAAASTVAVVFFANDEEVMNFQQEHKNSLTEKLAIVGEAFGSEWGAGAAAAGLIVGVVLQNQEIKSVSLMAAKAMLVSGLATRALKTSVTRTRPNDTKDPYEFDGGDDNHSFPSGHTTQAFALATVIAEAGKEHSKFIPILAYGMAALAGWSRVHDQAHWASDVIVGGLIGHFIAKSMMNAELSKKGLMIIPHVGLDGSFAVNLTYTGRAPELKCGDGMEGVDAFRDCMDKAFVRSKPIELF is encoded by the coding sequence ATGAAACATCTGTTACTAGCTACGGTTCTAGCATTTAACTCTCTTGTAGCTTTTGCTCAGAACAGCAGACTAGATCCTTATCCGATGGGAAGTCTTGATCTTCTATCAGAAAGACTCGGCTTTGATGTAAATGTTTATGAGGCCCAACAAGCTGAACCTAAAATTCAATTTGGTCCTACTCCTTACCAACATCCAAATTCACGCTCACTATTTGTTCCCTTTCAAATGAAAGGCTCGGATCTGGCCAAAATTGCTGCCGCCTCAACTGTGGCAGTTGTGTTCTTTGCTAATGATGAAGAAGTCATGAATTTTCAACAAGAGCATAAGAACTCGCTTACCGAAAAACTAGCAATCGTTGGTGAGGCCTTTGGCAGTGAATGGGGTGCCGGTGCCGCCGCAGCTGGCTTGATTGTCGGTGTGGTATTACAGAACCAAGAAATCAAATCAGTATCATTAATGGCGGCCAAGGCAATGTTGGTTTCGGGTCTAGCGACTCGTGCTCTTAAAACTTCTGTAACTCGTACTCGTCCCAACGATACAAAGGATCCATATGAGTTTGATGGTGGTGATGATAACCACTCATTCCCTTCTGGTCACACAACTCAAGCTTTCGCTCTTGCCACAGTTATTGCTGAAGCAGGAAAAGAACATAGCAAATTTATTCCAATTCTTGCTTATGGTATGGCGGCCCTTGCTGGTTGGTCTCGTGTTCACGATCAGGCCCACTGGGCATCTGACGTAATCGTCGGTGGTCTAATTGGTCACTTCATTGCCAAAAGTATGATGAATGCTGAACTTTCGAAAAAAGGTCTCATGATTATTCCTCACGTAGGTCTTGATGGTAGCTTCGCCGTTAACCTAACTTATACTGGTCGTGCTCCTGAGCTTAAATGTGGTGATGGTATGGAAGGTGTAGATGCTTTCCGTGACTGTATGGATAAAGCGTTTGTAAGAAGCAAGCCAATCGAACTTTTCTAA
- a CDS encoding Glu/Leu/Phe/Val family dehydrogenase, which produces MSLFESPFFQDAYSQLESAGNTMKMDPNVLERLKYPKRALQVSVPVRLDDGTVKVFEGYRVQHNMTLGPGKGGIRYHPHVSLSETAALAMLMTFKCALVGLPLGGAKGGIKVDPNDLSRAELQALTRRYTTEISMIIGPDKDIPAPDIGTDGQTMAWLMDTYSQLNGYAIPGVVTGKPIAIGGSLGRAESTGKGVVFCINFAYEKLNKTVGSNTTVAIHGFGKVGMPAAHDLHAQGAKIVAISDVSGAIYNKNGLNIPQCIDWVKNRKFLRDMPGAEHISNEELLELDVDILIPAAIDGVVTKDNAPRVKARLIAEGANGPLTHEAVDIITEKGGLIIPDILCNAGGVIVSYFEWVQGLQMFFWDLETVNKKLHDIMKLAFDKVWKNADVYKVNMKQAAFITSLQRLEGAMRLRGMWPG; this is translated from the coding sequence ATGAGTCTCTTCGAGTCTCCGTTTTTTCAGGATGCGTATTCGCAATTAGAATCCGCCGGTAACACAATGAAAATGGATCCAAACGTTCTTGAGCGTTTGAAGTATCCTAAGCGCGCACTTCAGGTTTCTGTTCCAGTTCGTCTCGATGACGGTACTGTAAAAGTGTTTGAAGGCTACCGCGTTCAACACAATATGACTCTTGGTCCAGGTAAAGGTGGTATCCGTTATCACCCGCACGTATCTCTTTCTGAGACTGCTGCCCTTGCGATGCTAATGACGTTTAAATGTGCTCTAGTTGGTCTTCCTCTTGGCGGTGCTAAGGGTGGTATCAAAGTAGATCCTAACGATCTTTCTCGTGCTGAACTTCAAGCTCTAACTCGTCGTTATACGACTGAGATCTCAATGATCATCGGTCCAGATAAAGATATTCCAGCTCCGGATATCGGTACTGATGGCCAGACTATGGCATGGTTGATGGATACTTATTCTCAACTTAACGGTTACGCGATTCCAGGTGTTGTTACTGGTAAGCCAATCGCCATCGGTGGTTCACTTGGTCGTGCAGAATCAACAGGTAAAGGTGTTGTGTTCTGTATTAACTTCGCTTACGAAAAACTTAATAAGACTGTTGGTTCTAATACAACTGTTGCTATCCACGGTTTCGGTAAAGTGGGTATGCCAGCTGCTCACGACCTTCACGCTCAAGGTGCAAAAATCGTTGCTATCTCTGACGTGTCAGGCGCGATCTACAACAAAAACGGTCTGAACATTCCTCAGTGTATCGACTGGGTGAAAAACAGAAAATTCCTACGTGATATGCCAGGTGCTGAGCACATCTCTAACGAAGAGCTTCTAGAGCTTGACGTTGATATCCTTATCCCTGCTGCTATCGATGGTGTTGTGACTAAAGACAACGCTCCTCGCGTGAAAGCTCGTCTTATCGCTGAAGGTGCTAACGGTCCTCTTACTCACGAAGCTGTTGATATCATCACTGAGAAGGGCGGGCTAATCATCCCAGACATTCTTTGTAATGCTGGTGGTGTTATCGTTTCGTACTTCGAGTGGGTACAAGGTCTACAGATGTTCTTCTGGGATCTAGAAACAGTTAACAAGAAGCTTCACGACATCATGAAGCTTGCTTTCGATAAAGTATGGAAGAACGCTGACGTTTACAAAGTAAACATGAAGCAAGCGGCTTTCATCACGTCTCTACAGCGTCTTGAAGGTGCAATGAGACTTCGTGGAATGTGGCCAGGTTAA
- a CDS encoding ParB/RepB/Spo0J family partition protein gives MAKEFSARVSKRERKVTDITAGIDEKILRANDQKLLRGAQLSTIALNQIVVREQVRTKFNDESLRELGENIKVNGLIQPLVIHREVNKFVLICGERRFRAMTLIDMKEAPCFILENKTKEELMAIQFSENQAREDLHYIDQADSIYGYQKLTGTSERKITAALGISKSEVHRCLMIAKLPKDIKEAAKAHNIEKYVLLEWDELPKNEFKTEIKERILSGEITKRLQLKRIIAQFQIEKPRKKKDDSVEKLMKVLKSQMKDPSMQAKAKLMMEELMS, from the coding sequence GTTACAGACATCACAGCAGGAATTGATGAAAAAATTCTTCGCGCAAATGATCAAAAACTTCTTCGTGGAGCTCAGCTTTCTACGATTGCTCTTAATCAAATCGTAGTTCGTGAGCAAGTTCGTACAAAATTTAATGACGAGTCTCTTCGTGAGCTTGGTGAAAACATCAAGGTCAATGGATTGATTCAACCGCTTGTTATTCACCGTGAAGTGAACAAGTTTGTTCTTATCTGTGGTGAGCGTCGTTTCCGCGCGATGACTCTAATTGATATGAAAGAAGCTCCTTGTTTCATTCTTGAGAACAAGACGAAAGAAGAGCTCATGGCGATCCAGTTCTCTGAGAACCAGGCCCGTGAAGATCTTCACTACATCGATCAAGCTGATTCAATCTATGGTTACCAGAAACTAACTGGTACTTCAGAGAGAAAAATCACTGCAGCTCTTGGTATCTCTAAGTCAGAAGTTCACCGTTGTCTTATGATCGCGAAACTTCCTAAAGACATCAAAGAAGCAGCGAAAGCTCATAACATTGAGAAGTATGTTCTTCTTGAGTGGGACGAGCTTCCAAAGAACGAATTTAAGACTGAAATCAAAGAGCGCATCCTTTCTGGTGAGATCACGAAGCGTCTTCAACTTAAGCGCATTATCGCTCAATTCCAGATTGAGAAGCCTAGAAAGAAGAAAGACGATTCTGTTGAGAAGCTGATGAAGGTCCTCAAATCTCAGATGAAAGATCCAAGCATGCAGGCGAAGGCCAAATTGATGATGGAAGAACTAATGAGTTAA